From the genome of Rathayibacter sp. VKM Ac-2804:
TCGAGTCGAGCGCGGGGCGCCACCCGCCGACCGCTCGACGGGAGGCGTCCCGAGCCAGTCGGCACAGTTCCCGCCGGCGATGTCCACGTCCCGCCCCGCAGTCGACTCGCCGTGGACACCGGAGACGTCCTCTCAGCGATACCCGCGCGCCGGCGATCTCCGTCCGTCCGACCCCGCCGGAGTGGTGCGCTACTTGAGCAGTCGGGAGAGGACGCGGTCGGCCAGCGGCTTCCCGCCGGTCTGGCAGGTCGGGCAGTACTGCAGCGTCGAGTCGGAGTAGATCACCTGGCGGATCGTGTCACCGCAGACCGGGCAAGCCTCGCCGGTGCGGCCGTGCACGCGCATCCCGAGCTTCTTCTCGCGCTTGAGATCGGCCGCGTGCAGCCCCTCGGCCCGCCCCAGAGCTTCCTCGAGGGTGTAGCGGAGCGCCGAGTACAGGCGGTCCAGCTCGTCGGGCGCGAGCGAGGCCGGCTTGAACGGCGACATCTTCGCGACGTGCAGGATCTCGTCGGAGTAGGCGTTGCCGATCCCCGCGATGCGGGACTGGTCGCGCAGCACCCCCTTGATCTGGGCGCGACCGGCGGTCGCCAGGATCGCGCCGAGGATCTCGCGGGTGAACTCCGGGTCGAGCGGATCCGGCCCGAGCCGCTCGACGCCGGGCACGTCCCGCGGGTCCGTCACGATCGAGATCGCCAGGCTCTTCTTCGTGCCGGCCTCGGTGATGTCGAAGCCGGAGCCGTCGTCGAGGATCAGACGCGCGGCGAGCGGGCCGCGGCCCGGCTTCACCGGCGCGGTCGGCCGCTCGGGGCGCCAGCGCACCCAGCCCGCGCGGGCCAGGTGCAGCAGCACGTGCACGTCGCCCACGGCGAGATCGAGGAACTTCCCGTGCCGGCTCACCCCGTGCACCGTCTCCCCCGCGAGGGAGGACGGCGGGATCGCGACGGTCTTGAGCGCGGAGATCGCGAAGACGTCCAGGCGCTCGAGCACGCGGCCGCCGAGGCGCTCGTCGAGATCGCGCGCGAGCGCGTGCACTTCGGGGAGTTCGGGCATGCCCCTACTGTGCCGCGCCGAAGCGGGTGGCCGCGACCTTCCGCAGGAAGAGCTCGTGGAAGCGGTAGTCGCCGGTGATCTCGGGGTGGAACGCGGTGCCGAGCAGGGAGCCCTGCTCGACGGCGACGACCCGGCCGTCCGCCAGGGTGGCGAGGGCGCGCGCCCGCTCCCCCAGCTCCTCCACGACGGGGGCGCGGATGAAGACCGCGTGCATCGGCGGGTCGCCGATGCCGTCGATGTCGAGGTCGGTCTCGAAGGAGTCGAGCTGGTTGCCGAACGCGTTCCGGCGGACGGTCACGTCCAGGCCGCCGAAGCTGCTCTGGCCGTCGATGCGGTCGAGCACGCGGTCGGCCAGCATGATCAGCCCGGCACAGGTGCCGTAGACGGGCAGCCCCGCGGCGATCGCGTCCTTCACCGGCTCGGCGAGGTCGAACAGGCGCGAGAGCTTGTCCATCACCGTGGACTCGCCGCCGGGGATCACGAGCCCCGCGACGGAGGCGAGCTCGGACGCGCGGCGCACGAGGACGACCTCGGCGCCGAGCTCGCGCAGCACGTGCGCGTGCTCGCGGAAGTCGCCCTGCAGGGCGAGGACGCCGACGCGGAGACCCTCCAGGGACTCCCGCGTCTCGCCCTCGCCTGCGACCGGCGCGCTCTCGCTACCAGCCACGCTCGGAGAGGCGGTGCGGCGCGGGCACGTCGGCGACGTTGATGCCGACCATCGCCTCGCCGAGACCGCGGGACGCCTCCGCGACGACCTTGGCGTCGTCGAAGAACGTCGTCGCCTTGACGATCGCGGCGGCGCGCTTCGCGGGCTCGCCCGACTTGAAGACGCCGGACCCGACGAACACGCCGTCGGCGCCGAGCTGCATCATCAGCGCGGCGTCGGCCGGGGTCGCGACGCCGCCGGCGGTGAAGAGCACGACCGGGAGCTTGCCGGTCTGCGCGATCTCGGCGACCAGCTCGTAGGGCGCCTGCAGCTCCTTGGCGGCGACGTACAGCTCGTCCTTGGTCAGCGACTTCAGGCGGTTGACCTCGGAGGAGATCGTGCGGATGTGCTTGGTGGCCTCGGAGACGTCGCCGGTGCCGGCCTCGCCCTTCGAGCGGATCATCGCGGCGCCCTCGGTGATGCGGCGCAGGGCCTCGCCGAGGTTGGTCGCGCCGCAGACGAAGGGGACGGTGAAGTTCCACTTGTCGATGTGGTTCACGTAGTCGGCGGGCGAGAGGACCTCGGACTCGTCGATGTAGTCGACGCCGAGCTCCTGCAGGATCTGCGCCTCGACGAAGTGGCCGATGCGCGCCTTCGCCATCACGGGGATGGAGACGGCCGCGACGATCCCGTCGATCAGGTCGGGGTCGCTCATCCGCGCGACGCCGCCCTGCGAGCGGATGTCGGCGGGGACGCGCTCGAGCGCCATCACGGCGACGGCTCCGGCGTCCTCGGCGATGCGGGCCTGCTCCGCGTTGACGACGTCCATGATGACGCCGCCCTTGAGCATCTCGGCGAGCCCGCGCTTGACGCGGCTCGAGCCGAACTGCTCCGAGGCGGAGGAGGACGTGGGGGTGGTGTCGGTCATGTTCGCGAGTCCTGTTCTGTGCGGCGTCTTCCGCCGACGGCAGCGTCCAGTCTACGAGACGGGGCTGCTCGACATCGGCGCTGGACAAGCCGGGCGGGGCGGGTCTCGAGACGCCCCTGCGGGGCTACTCGACCAGCACGGTGCGCGGCCGCAGGGCTGCCGGCGAGGGCGGCCGCGGCGCGGCTGCTCGGCAGGCGCGGGGCGCGGCGGCGGGCTAGGGGCGCGGCCAGGCCGCGGCGATGCTCGTGCGGACGTCGCCGAGCAGCTGCGGCAGGGCCTTGGTGCGGGCGATGATGGGGAAGAAGTTGGCGTCCGTGGCCCAGCGCGGCACCACGTGCTGGTGCAGGTGGGCGGCGATGCCGGCGCCCGCGACGGCGCCCTGGTTCATCCCGAGGTTGAAGCCGTCGTTGTTCGAGACCTCGCGGATGACCCGCATGGCGGTCTGGGTGAGCGCGCCGATCTCGGCCACTTCCTCCGGAGTGGCCTCGTCGTACAGCGGGATGTGCCGGTACGGGCAGACCAGCAGGTGGCCCGAGTTGTACGGGAAGAGGTTCAGCAGGACGAAGGCGTGCTCGCCGCGCGCGACGATCAGCGCCTCCTCGTCGCTCAGCGTCGGCGCGACGCAGAACGGGCAGTCGTCGTCGCCGGGCTGGCCCTTCTGGATGTAGACCATCCGGTGCGGGGTCCACAGGCGCTGGAACTCGTCGGGCACGCCGGCGAGGTGCGCCGAGGACTCCGCGCCCTCGGGGACGGCGCCGTCGATCGGGTCGCCCATCCCTAGACCTGCGCCTTGGTCGCGATCGCCTCGCGGATCCGGGCGACGGCGTCGGCGACGGGGATGCCGTTCTCCTGGGTGCCGTCGCGGAAGCGGAAGCTGACCGCTCCGGCGTCGCGGTCCTTCTCGCCGACGATCACCTGGAACGGGACCTTCTGCAGCGTCGCGTTGCGGATCTTCTTCTGCATCCGGTCGCTGGAGTAGTCGATCTCGGCGCGGACGCCGGCCTTCTTCAGCTGACCGACGACGTCCTCGAGGTAGGGCAGGTACTCGTCGGCGATCGGGATGCCGACCACCTGCACCGGCGAGAGCCAGACCGGGAAGGCACCGGCGTAGTGCTCGGTGAGGATCGCGAAGAAGCGCTCGATCGAGCCGAAGAGGGCCCGGTGGATCATCACCGGGCGCTTCTTCGAGCCGTCGGACGCGGTGTACTCGAGCTCGAAGCGCTCGGGCTGGTTGAAGTCGAGCTGGATCGTCGACATCTGCCAGGTGCGGCCGATGGCGTCGCGGGCCTGGACCGAGATCTTCGGACCGTAGAACGCCGCTCCGCCCGGGTCGGGGACCAGCTCGAGGCCGGACTCGACGGCGACGGCGCGCAGCGACTCGATCGCCGACTCCCACTGCTCGGGGTCGCCGACGAACTTCGGGTTGCCCTCCTCGTTGGTGGAGAGCTCGAGGTAGAAGTCGTCGAGGCCGTAGTCGCGCAGCACCTGGAGCACGAACTCGAGGTTGCGGGTCAGCTCCGCCGACACGTCCTCCTGCGTCACGTAGATGTGCGCGTCGTCCTGGGTCAGTCCGCGGACGCGGGTGAGGCCCTGCAGGGTGCCGCTCTTCTCGTAGCGGTAGACCGTGCCGAACTCGGCCAGGCGCAGCGGCAGCTCGCGGTAGCTGCGCCCGCGCGAGCGGAAGATCAGGTTGTGGAAGGGGCAGTTCATGGGCTTGAGGTAGTAGTCCTGGCCCTGGCGGGTGACGGTGCCGTCCTCGTCCTGCAGCTCGTCGAGGTGCATCGGCGGGAACATGCCCTCCGCGTACCACTGCAGGTGGCCGCTGGTCATGAAGAGGTCGCCCTTGGTGATGTGCGGCGTGTAGACGAGCTCGTAGTCGTGCGCGAGCAGCTGCTCGCGCATGTACTGCTCGATCTCGTAGCGAATGATGCCGCCCTTGGGGTGGAAGACCGCGAGGCCGGAGCCGATCTCGTCCGGGAACGAGAAGAGGTCGAGCTCGTGGCCGAGCTTGCGGTGGTCGCGGCGGGCGGCCTCCTCGAGGCGGGCCTGGTGGGCGCGCAGCTCGTCCTTGGTCGGCCAGGCGGTGCCGTAGACGCGCTGCAGCTGCGGGTTCTTCTCCGAGCCGCGCCAGTAGGCCGCGGCGTTGCGGGTCAGCGCGTAGCCGTTGCCGATCATCCGGGTGTTGGGGAGGTGCGGACCGCGGCAGAGGTCCTTCCAGACCGTCTCGCCGGTGCGCGGGTCGACGTTGTCGTAGATGGTCAGCTCCGGGCCGCCGACCTCGACCGACTCGCCGTCGGCGCCCGCGCCCTTGAGGCCGATCAGCTCGAGCTTGTACGGCTCGGCCGCGAGC
Proteins encoded in this window:
- a CDS encoding DNA-formamidopyrimidine glycosylase family protein, giving the protein MPELPEVHALARDLDERLGGRVLERLDVFAISALKTVAIPPSSLAGETVHGVSRHGKFLDLAVGDVHVLLHLARAGWVRWRPERPTAPVKPGRGPLAARLILDDGSGFDITEAGTKKSLAISIVTDPRDVPGVERLGPDPLDPEFTREILGAILATAGRAQIKGVLRDQSRIAGIGNAYSDEILHVAKMSPFKPASLAPDELDRLYSALRYTLEEALGRAEGLHAADLKREKKLGMRVHGRTGEACPVCGDTIRQVIYSDSTLQYCPTCQTGGKPLADRVLSRLLK
- the pdxT gene encoding pyridoxal 5'-phosphate synthase glutaminase subunit PdxT — its product is MEGLRVGVLALQGDFREHAHVLRELGAEVVLVRRASELASVAGLVIPGGESTVMDKLSRLFDLAEPVKDAIAAGLPVYGTCAGLIMLADRVLDRIDGQSSFGGLDVTVRRNAFGNQLDSFETDLDIDGIGDPPMHAVFIRAPVVEELGERARALATLADGRVVAVEQGSLLGTAFHPEITGDYRFHELFLRKVAATRFGAAQ
- the pdxS gene encoding pyridoxal 5'-phosphate synthase lyase subunit PdxS, coding for MTDTTPTSSSASEQFGSSRVKRGLAEMLKGGVIMDVVNAEQARIAEDAGAVAVMALERVPADIRSQGGVARMSDPDLIDGIVAAVSIPVMAKARIGHFVEAQILQELGVDYIDESEVLSPADYVNHIDKWNFTVPFVCGATNLGEALRRITEGAAMIRSKGEAGTGDVSEATKHIRTISSEVNRLKSLTKDELYVAAKELQAPYELVAEIAQTGKLPVVLFTAGGVATPADAALMMQLGADGVFVGSGVFKSGEPAKRAAAIVKATTFFDDAKVVAEASRGLGEAMVGINVADVPAPHRLSERGW
- a CDS encoding HIT domain-containing protein, coding for MGDPIDGAVPEGAESSAHLAGVPDEFQRLWTPHRMVYIQKGQPGDDDCPFCVAPTLSDEEALIVARGEHAFVLLNLFPYNSGHLLVCPYRHIPLYDEATPEEVAEIGALTQTAMRVIREVSNNDGFNLGMNQGAVAGAGIAAHLHQHVVPRWATDANFFPIIARTKALPQLLGDVRTSIAAAWPRP
- the thrS gene encoding threonine--tRNA ligase; this encodes MAIRVNGELKDLAADVVPGDSIEPVLISSPDGLSILRHSAAHVLAQAVQQSNPDAKLGIGPPVTDGFYYDFDVTEPFTPEAMKALEKAMDRIVRQGQRFVRRVVTEDEARAELAAEPYKLELIGLKGAGADGESVEVGGPELTIYDNVDPRTGETVWKDLCRGPHLPNTRMIGNGYALTRNAAAYWRGSEKNPQLQRVYGTAWPTKDELRAHQARLEEAARRDHRKLGHELDLFSFPDEIGSGLAVFHPKGGIIRYEIEQYMREQLLAHDYELVYTPHITKGDLFMTSGHLQWYAEGMFPPMHLDELQDEDGTVTRQGQDYYLKPMNCPFHNLIFRSRGRSYRELPLRLAEFGTVYRYEKSGTLQGLTRVRGLTQDDAHIYVTQEDVSAELTRNLEFVLQVLRDYGLDDFYLELSTNEEGNPKFVGDPEQWESAIESLRAVAVESGLELVPDPGGAAFYGPKISVQARDAIGRTWQMSTIQLDFNQPERFELEYTASDGSKKRPVMIHRALFGSIERFFAILTEHYAGAFPVWLSPVQVVGIPIADEYLPYLEDVVGQLKKAGVRAEIDYSSDRMQKKIRNATLQKVPFQVIVGEKDRDAGAVSFRFRDGTQENGIPVADAVARIREAIATKAQV